GAGTGTGCCCAGGTCCAAGAGATGTCGTTTAAGACTCAAACACAATGCATGAATGGTCGCCTCGGTTGGTTTCTTGGTGCTGAAGACAATGGACTGGTTCTCCCACACAAAATCACTTTACTTCCACTGTCCATGTATGATTTCACTTATCGTAACGCACACAGCAATATGACACGTCACAGTGACAGAGAGCAACGCCGCTGGGGGTTTGCTGCAAACCAACCCACAATGCAACTTCTGCAGGGAGGATAACTTCGCAATAACAGCCCTCTGCAGTGTACTCAAGCTGCTAACAtaataccccccccccacccttgCCCACCCACAGTCTGAATCCCTCCTTCACCGGGAAGCACCCACTGTCACTGCTTTACCGTTTTTATGATGTCTACTTATTGGTTGTTGATGCTCAGAGTCGTCATGGTCAcagttgtcttttcttttttttttttccctgttttttttttttaattttgttgttgtcgttacCGTTTTCCATTCCCAGCTATGACATCTGTCTTTCTTTGTACCATTCCACAAATTCGTCCAACAAAACAGGCCCTGATGAAAAGACGAGACAGAGAACAATTACTCATGAAGCAGCAGTGTAACTTAAGCTCCGTTGATTCACTTTATGTCCACATAAGTGTCCACTCACAGGCACCGTCCTCGTCGTAGTTACTAAGGTCCAGGTTGATTGTCCTGCTGAACTCTAAAACGTTGCACCACTGGTCTTTGTTGATGACTTTGTACTTGGATTGCTGAGGAACAGCACAAGTGTCGCAGATTAGTACCACACACTGGACTTACTGCGACTGCACTGAAAATGTGGCTTCTACAAACGATTCAGCAGCACGCTCACCTCTAAAAACTGGTTAAACACAGGAAACAGGGGCCACGTCTTCCCCAGAAGAAGCCCCAGCATGCACTTTGCTGTGTTCAAGTCCAAACTCCTCTGATCTTTTTCCTGTTCAATCAAAGCAACCCTAGACTTTAATAAATTTATACAGAATATCAGACAGCTTAAACGAAGCAGCCTAGTTAcattattaaaagcaaaaccaacCCTACAGACTAAACTGAGACGCTTGTTTGTAAAAGGACATGTTCAAGTATTTAAACTCATTGAACTGCACaggatcatttttttgtttgtttgtattagATCGCACTAAAGCACACtgcaatgaataaaatatgtatgaaatttaatttaaactttaatgtaTCAAATGGTTGGCATTGcatcaaaacaaattcaaaatggaaAGGGATTTTGACATACTTAAAATATTTGGTTTAGTAAAAAACTGACTTTACAAGGAAATAAATAGAAGtctgtgtaaacaaaaaaaaaaaaaaacttacccGAGCAAAATCAAAGGCATATCTGTAAATGAGCTTAAAACTAGTGCTGTCGTTCAGAACAGACCTCAGGTAGTCAAGAGAGTTCCTCAGTCTCTCAGTGGAGTCGCACCTGACAACAGCAGAAAAGTACCTGAGGCTTGTTCAACACTTCACTACTAACTCTGTAAACAATCGACCACAAAAGGAGGGtaataaactcttttaaaaacagcaaataattaaaaaaaaagaaagatggtgTTTGACATACTGCAGTGACCCCATGCCTCGTAGCCACTCCTGAAGAGTAAAATATCCCATACTCTGAGCATCCAGCTTCCAAGCCAGAACCAGCATCACCACCTgggcagaaatataaaaaaaagacagctgcaGGAATTCTTCAACAGGAGAGGCGTCCTACTGGCTCAATGACCAGCGCAATGAAAGACTAGTCTGGAGGTTTAggtctgaaatgtttaaaatcatttctgcacgaataaaaaccaaactgttcacacaaatattaacaagaaagaaagaaagaaagaaaggccAAATAAATCCACCCTCAAGAGCAGGATGTGTAATAACCAGTGAGGTCCCAAAGAACTCACATTAAAGAAGACGCTAAACAATATTAGTTCAAACTGGTTAAAGAGTTCCGAGGCATGTGTTTGATTAGTTACCTAGTCATAAATCGAATTGTAATTGTCATGATTTAGCAGACAATTTGatcacaaatgaaaaacaatttgaaatttATTCCTCATCTAAAACAATGCAGTAAGAAACCAAAACATCTGCTACATACACCacctgatttttgtttgtttgttttttactctgaTAGCTTAGAGGCAAAAGTAAATTATCTCACAGTAATGAAGCAACATGTGGCCTTTTGGATTTTAGCGAACACCAGACATGCCCCCAATCTGCAGGGGTTTCACTGTGTGCTGCGAGAGAGAGCCCTGATGTAGCTGTGGTAAGAGATAACAATGATCTGTGACAAGAGTTGGGTAGCAGCGTGATAATATTGTTGCTTTATTAACTGAGTTGTCTTTATCTGCGATAAAGGATCTTTGCGAAAACCAGATGGTTAACATCAAATATGTGCATAAATTGGGACCTTAAAGTTGTACTTTGACTGCAAAATGGTTGTTTATGAAACGTTTTTATGCTAACGGCATTCAAATTTTTCAAACATCAAAATCTTTGCATATGTTGCCACGACCAAAAGGATGTTTTAGCATCACTGAGACAATGAGACTTGCAGACAAAGGGAGAAATGAAGTCAAACTTTAGAAAACCAAGACAGTACACATAAAACCAAtcatgaaaaccaaaaaaaaaaacaaatctgcttaCATTCTCTGGCTCCACTCCAATGTCTTCACAGAACTTCTCAATGCCCTCTGGACCCACAACATCGTCACAACCTGGATTAGATGGGTGTACAGCATGAGTTCAGctccaaacacacaccaaaGACCAGTGATAACATGCATTTAAACCAAGAATGCATTAGGCTCGTTCACCTGCATATTCGTAGAACCACTCTAAGCATCTTTTACTAGAAAACGTCTCTTCCTCCCGGATTAGTGATGTTTCGTGTTTTCTGAAAA
The Kryptolebias marmoratus isolate JLee-2015 linkage group LG24, ASM164957v2, whole genome shotgun sequence DNA segment above includes these coding regions:
- the dcun1d4 gene encoding DCN1-like protein 4 isoform X2; this encodes MHSDAANFQLNSHLTTLASIHKIHHTLHRLNLTEDIGQDSHSSACYSRAMPPRKKRRPSAGDDMSAKKSRQDSVFRKHETSLIREEETFSSKRCLEWFYEYAGCDDVVGPEGIEKFCEDIGVEPENVVMLVLAWKLDAQSMGYFTLQEWLRGMGSLQCDSTERLRNSLDYLRSVLNDSTSFKLIYRYAFDFAREKDQRSLDLNTAKCMLGLLLGKTWPLFPVFNQFLEQSKYKVINKDQWCNVLEFSRTINLDLSNYDEDGAWPVLLDEFVEWYKERQMS
- the dcun1d4 gene encoding DCN1-like protein 4 isoform X1, which translates into the protein MLCFYIRFCPVALSGLTGTHPSRICQSLCIWQYCLGRQQRKDGYYFQLNSHLTTLASIHKIHHTLHRLNLTEDIGQDSHSSACYSRAMPPRKKRRPSAGDDMSAKKSRQDSVFRKHETSLIREEETFSSKRCLEWFYEYAGCDDVVGPEGIEKFCEDIGVEPENVVMLVLAWKLDAQSMGYFTLQEWLRGMGSLQCDSTERLRNSLDYLRSVLNDSTSFKLIYRYAFDFAREKDQRSLDLNTAKCMLGLLLGKTWPLFPVFNQFLEQSKYKVINKDQWCNVLEFSRTINLDLSNYDEDGAWPVLLDEFVEWYKERQMS
- the dcun1d4 gene encoding DCN1-like protein 4 isoform X3, which codes for MPPRKKRRPSAGDDMSAKKSRQDSVFRKHETSLIREEETFSSKRCLEWFYEYAGCDDVVGPEGIEKFCEDIGVEPENVVMLVLAWKLDAQSMGYFTLQEWLRGMGSLQCDSTERLRNSLDYLRSVLNDSTSFKLIYRYAFDFAREKDQRSLDLNTAKCMLGLLLGKTWPLFPVFNQFLEQSKYKVINKDQWCNVLEFSRTINLDLSNYDEDGAWPVLLDEFVEWYKERQMS